A genomic segment from uncultured Marinifilum sp. encodes:
- a CDS encoding type III pantothenate kinase: MNLILDIGNTKIKAAIVSNGKILQIRSSEKSELEFANELIKEYNTIKNVIISSVRETPLALLQHLNLKCDKVFLCDSNLPIPLENLYETKDTLGYDRLAACIGAYAKYPKQNILIIDAGTAITFDFVNVKGQYCGGCISPGISMRYKALHQFTSKLPHLSISENFNIIGKNTKDAITGGVQNGIIFEIDSYIENLQISNPDLKVILTGGDAPFLHNFIRNKAFLDVHILLFGLNTILDFNLMDKPNN; the protein is encoded by the coding sequence TTGAATCTGATATTAGATATAGGGAACACAAAAATTAAAGCTGCAATAGTTTCAAACGGGAAAATTTTGCAGATAAGATCTTCGGAAAAATCCGAATTAGAATTCGCCAACGAGCTAATTAAAGAATATAATACAATTAAAAATGTAATTATTTCCTCGGTACGTGAAACCCCTCTCGCACTTTTGCAACACCTTAACCTAAAGTGTGATAAAGTGTTTCTTTGCGATTCAAACCTCCCAATTCCGTTAGAAAATCTATACGAAACTAAAGACACATTAGGCTACGACCGATTGGCTGCCTGTATTGGCGCTTATGCTAAGTATCCGAAACAAAACATACTAATTATTGACGCTGGAACTGCTATAACTTTCGATTTTGTGAACGTAAAAGGCCAATATTGCGGAGGATGTATTTCACCGGGAATTAGCATGAGATATAAAGCTTTGCATCAATTTACCAGTAAACTTCCTCACTTATCAATTTCAGAAAATTTTAATATTATTGGCAAAAACACGAAAGATGCCATTACAGGAGGAGTGCAAAACGGAATTATTTTTGAAATTGATAGTTATATAGAAAACTTACAAATTAGCAATCCGGATTTGAAGGTAATTTTAACTGGAGGCGATGCGCCATTCCTACACAATTTTATACGAAACAAGGCTTTTCTGGATGTTCATATCCTATTATTTGGACTAAATACAATTTTGGATTTTAACTTGATGGATAAGCCTAATAATTAG
- the lptC gene encoding LPS export ABC transporter periplasmic protein LptC produces MNNTPNSKYNIIKSIIILSGIMMLLSCENSMKEVESLTSNKNIPLQQGKDVEYIFTDSTKIQYRAFAKEFIETDTEEGKFNEFPKGGKIISYNDDETQAWQIEANYAKNYVSDELWELRNDVVAKSDDGKIINTELLYWDQKKKLIYSDQYVRITKEDGQVLEGNSFTSDEKMNEIRMKKVSGEVYLKDKTKK; encoded by the coding sequence ATGAATAATACGCCAAATAGTAAATACAATATTATCAAAAGCATTATAATCCTTTCGGGGATTATGATGCTTTTGTCTTGTGAAAATAGCATGAAAGAAGTGGAAAGTCTTACAAGCAACAAGAATATTCCGCTACAACAAGGAAAAGATGTTGAATATATTTTCACTGATTCAACAAAAATTCAGTACCGCGCATTTGCCAAAGAATTTATAGAAACAGATACCGAAGAAGGTAAATTCAATGAATTTCCTAAGGGTGGCAAAATAATTTCGTATAATGATGATGAAACACAAGCCTGGCAAATAGAAGCTAATTATGCCAAAAATTACGTTTCTGATGAATTATGGGAATTAAGAAATGATGTGGTTGCCAAAAGCGACGATGGCAAAATCATAAACACAGAATTACTTTATTGGGATCAGAAAAAGAAATTAATTTACTCCGACCAATATGTAAGAATAACCAAAGAAGATGGACAGGTTTTGGAGGGCAATTCATTCACTTCCGATGAGAAAATGAATGAAATTAGAATGAAAAAAGTTTCAGGTGAAGTATATTTAAAAGACAAAACTAAAAAATAG
- a CDS encoding hemolysin family protein, whose product MNDLIIIFSMLALSAFFSGMEIAFIAANKLRMELDRNKNTISARIIAIFSRYPGHYISTMLVGNNIALVVYGIVMAKMLEPYIAIWIDSESLILTIQTIISTLLILVTAEFIPKTLFRINPNLALNVFALPVMFFYIIFYPVTTITMLLSKNIIHKLFNTKITEDEETQAFGKVDLDHLVQEGQDTQAISEDDMHDIKIFRNALDFSKVKLRECIVPRNEIEAMELNGEIEELTQRFIETGYSRILIYKESIDNIIGYVHSSVIFRKPHSIKAALSRIIFVPETMAAHKLLNLFTKEQKSIAVVVDEFGGTAGVVSIEDIMEEIFGEIEDEHDNIDLEEKVLSETEFLFSGRLEIDYLNDKYDLNLPESEDFETLNGFILFNHESIPKYNETIRIDEFNFKIIEVSNTRVEKIKLSKI is encoded by the coding sequence ATGAATGATCTAATCATCATTTTTTCTATGCTGGCATTGTCGGCCTTTTTCTCCGGAATGGAAATTGCATTCATTGCCGCAAACAAATTGCGAATGGAGCTCGACCGAAATAAAAATACCATTTCGGCAAGAATTATTGCAATCTTTTCGCGATATCCAGGACATTATATAAGTACGATGCTGGTTGGGAATAATATTGCCCTAGTTGTTTATGGTATTGTAATGGCAAAAATGCTGGAACCATATATAGCTATTTGGATAGATTCGGAATCTTTAATTCTAACAATTCAAACCATTATTTCTACTTTACTAATCTTGGTTACTGCTGAATTTATTCCCAAAACTTTATTTCGTATCAATCCTAATTTAGCATTAAATGTTTTTGCCTTACCGGTAATGTTCTTCTACATTATTTTTTATCCGGTAACGACAATTACCATGCTTCTTTCTAAAAATATAATTCATAAACTATTTAACACCAAAATTACCGAAGATGAGGAAACACAAGCCTTCGGAAAAGTTGATTTAGATCATCTGGTGCAAGAAGGTCAGGATACACAGGCCATTTCGGAAGATGACATGCATGACATCAAAATATTTCGTAATGCTCTCGATTTTTCAAAAGTAAAACTTCGGGAATGTATTGTTCCCCGAAACGAAATTGAAGCCATGGAATTAAATGGGGAAATTGAAGAGTTAACTCAACGTTTTATTGAAACCGGATACTCCAGAATTTTAATTTATAAAGAATCAATCGATAATATAATAGGATATGTTCACTCTTCGGTGATATTTAGAAAACCCCACAGCATAAAAGCAGCACTAAGCAGAATTATATTTGTTCCTGAAACAATGGCTGCACACAAACTTTTAAATCTGTTTACCAAAGAACAAAAAAGTATTGCTGTTGTGGTTGATGAATTTGGAGGTACAGCCGGAGTAGTGAGTATAGAAGATATTATGGAAGAAATTTTTGGCGAAATTGAAGATGAACATGATAATATTGATTTGGAAGAAAAAGTATTATCCGAAACAGAATTCTTATTTTCGGGCCGACTAGAAATAGATTATCTAAATGATAAATATGATTTAAATTTACCTGAATCGGAAGATTTTGAAACCTTGAATGGATTCATTCTATTTAATCATGAAAGCATTCCAAAATACAACGAAACAATTCGAATCGATGAGTTTAACTTTAAAATTATAGAAGTTAGCAATACCCGAGTAGAAAAAATTAAACTCAGTAAAATTTAA
- a CDS encoding SurA N-terminal domain-containing protein yields the protein MATLQKIRNRGVFIGIIIGGALFAFIAGDALKSGGSLLTNSRNEMAEIAGESVNIRDFQNRFNHNIEVAKLMSGQSSIPSEQTERLREQTWQQMVQEMVMNQEYEELGISVSSDELFDMIQGRNIDPTIRQMFQNENGTIDKEQVVATLQKLINAPKGTPQKEYWLNIEKAMSTQRTLTKYNSLIQKGLYMPNALVKNLAEKGSKKVDINYVVKNYNLIPDSTVSVSDGEIKAYYNDHKDLFKQTESRRIDYVPFTIEPSTDDYKATEKWLADIKADFVSESNNIQFVELNGDSDFNAFYFKKDEITNKELAEFAFSGKKNDVTEVYFENEAYKLAKINEIKMLPDSVKARHILIRAINGDYPTAQAKADSLKSLIEKGSRFDDLAKANSDDQGSAVNGGDLGWFTQGKMVQPFNDAAFNAKKNEVTVVLTQFGAHVIQVTKKGKAVKKVQLAIVDRKVEASNKTIQTAYAQARTFAGNNLERDAFLKAISDQKLQRRTANLKKDTKSIPGLENSRELVRAAYNTDDMETVLLNGDNSAVFEFGDKFVVAILSDIKEEGYSSVNDVATTIRREVRKEKKAKMMIAEMKKASQGAQSLLSVAQKEGLEVKTATGISFTSFQIPGAGIEPKVISTAAQIEKGKISEPVEGNQGVYMLLVTNEAKDEVTNETVESFKSRLEQGYQYRTNYQAYQALKENANVVDKRYKFY from the coding sequence ATGGCAACATTACAGAAAATAAGAAATCGTGGTGTATTTATTGGAATCATTATTGGTGGAGCACTATTTGCATTTATTGCAGGTGATGCATTAAAATCGGGTGGTTCTTTGTTGACAAACTCACGAAATGAAATGGCAGAAATTGCAGGGGAATCAGTAAACATTCGTGATTTCCAGAATCGATTCAATCATAATATCGAAGTCGCAAAGCTGATGTCTGGTCAATCTTCTATTCCTTCAGAACAAACTGAAAGATTAAGAGAACAAACCTGGCAACAAATGGTACAGGAGATGGTGATGAATCAAGAATATGAGGAGTTGGGAATTTCAGTATCTTCTGATGAATTGTTTGATATGATTCAAGGTAGAAATATTGATCCTACAATTCGTCAAATGTTCCAAAACGAAAATGGAACAATCGACAAGGAGCAAGTAGTTGCAACATTGCAAAAATTAATTAATGCTCCAAAAGGAACACCACAAAAAGAGTATTGGCTAAACATCGAAAAAGCAATGAGTACTCAAAGAACTTTAACCAAGTATAATTCTTTAATTCAAAAAGGACTTTACATGCCTAATGCATTGGTTAAAAATCTTGCTGAAAAAGGAAGTAAAAAAGTAGATATTAACTATGTTGTTAAAAACTATAATTTAATTCCTGATAGTACAGTGAGTGTATCTGACGGGGAAATTAAAGCATATTATAACGATCATAAAGATCTTTTCAAGCAAACAGAATCGAGAAGAATTGATTATGTACCATTTACAATTGAACCTTCTACAGATGACTATAAGGCAACTGAGAAATGGCTTGCTGATATCAAAGCTGATTTTGTTTCAGAAAGTAATAATATTCAATTTGTTGAATTAAATGGAGATAGCGATTTTAATGCTTTCTATTTTAAGAAAGATGAAATTACAAATAAAGAATTAGCTGAATTTGCTTTCTCGGGTAAGAAAAATGATGTAACCGAAGTATACTTTGAAAACGAGGCTTATAAACTTGCTAAAATTAACGAGATTAAAATGCTTCCTGATTCGGTTAAAGCTCGTCACATTTTAATACGTGCTATTAACGGAGATTATCCTACAGCTCAAGCTAAAGCTGATAGCTTAAAAAGTTTAATTGAAAAAGGTTCTCGTTTCGACGATTTAGCAAAAGCCAACTCTGACGATCAGGGATCTGCTGTTAATGGTGGTGATTTAGGATGGTTTACACAAGGGAAAATGGTTCAACCATTTAACGATGCTGCTTTTAATGCTAAAAAGAATGAAGTAACTGTTGTATTAACTCAATTTGGTGCTCATGTTATTCAGGTAACTAAAAAAGGTAAAGCAGTTAAAAAAGTTCAGCTTGCAATTGTTGATCGTAAAGTTGAGGCTAGCAATAAAACAATTCAAACAGCTTATGCACAAGCAAGAACATTTGCTGGTAATAATCTTGAAAGAGATGCTTTCTTAAAAGCAATTTCGGATCAGAAATTACAAAGAAGAACTGCTAATCTTAAAAAAGATACCAAAAGCATACCTGGACTTGAAAATTCAAGAGAATTAGTAAGAGCAGCTTATAATACAGACGATATGGAAACTGTTTTATTAAACGGTGATAACTCTGCAGTATTTGAGTTTGGCGATAAGTTTGTAGTTGCAATTCTTTCTGATATTAAAGAAGAAGGTTACTCTTCGGTTAATGATGTGGCTACCACTATTAGACGTGAAGTAAGAAAAGAAAAGAAAGCTAAGATGATGATTGCTGAAATGAAAAAAGCATCACAAGGAGCACAAAGCTTACTTTCTGTAGCACAAAAAGAAGGTTTAGAAGTAAAAACTGCAACAGGTATTAGTTTTACTTCATTCCAAATTCCTGGTGCAGGTATTGAGCCTAAAGTAATTAGTACTGCTGCTCAAATTGAAAAAGGAAAAATTTCTGAACCAGTTGAAGGAAACCAAGGTGTATACATGTTGTTAGTAACTAACGAAGCTAAGGACGAAGTTACCAATGAAACTGTTGAATCGTTCAAATCAAGATTAGAACAAGGATATCAGTATCGTACAAACTACCAAGCATATCAGGCATTAAAAGAAAATGCCAATGTTGTTGATAAAAGATATAAATTTTACTAG
- a CDS encoding GatB/YqeY domain-containing protein translates to MNLLEQINADIKSAMKAKEKDKLQAIRSVKSAFLLEMTKTGASELEDAVALKIVQKLVKQRKDAADTYKSGGRDDLAEKEIAEMEFLQVYLPAQMSDEELTAAVQQIITDTGASSMKEMGKVMGIASKQLSGKADGKAVADKVKALLS, encoded by the coding sequence ATGAATTTATTGGAACAAATTAATGCAGATATAAAATCTGCTATGAAAGCAAAGGAGAAAGATAAGCTTCAGGCAATACGTTCTGTAAAATCGGCTTTTTTACTTGAAATGACTAAAACAGGAGCTTCGGAACTCGAAGATGCAGTTGCTCTTAAGATTGTTCAAAAGTTAGTAAAGCAGCGTAAAGATGCTGCAGATACTTATAAAAGTGGAGGTCGAGATGATTTAGCTGAGAAAGAAATTGCTGAAATGGAATTTTTGCAAGTGTATCTTCCTGCTCAAATGAGCGATGAGGAACTTACAGCAGCTGTACAGCAAATTATTACCGATACCGGCGCTTCATCGATGAAGGAAATGGGGAAAGTAATGGGAATAGCTAGCAAACAATTATCGGGTAAGGCCGATGGAAAAGCTGTTGCTGATAAAGTGAAGGCTTTATTGTCGTAA
- the ftsZ gene encoding cell division protein FtsZ, with protein MNEDLMDFSLTENEASIIKVIGVGGGGGNAVNYMYQKGIKDVDFVICNTDAQALENSQIPVKIQLGESLTEGRGAGNKPERGAQSAIENLEDVNAVLADNTKMVFITAGMGGGTGTGAAPVIAKAAKEAGILTVGIVTIPFRFEGRIRLDQAFEGINKLKENVDSLLVINNEKLSEIYGDLKLSTAFSKADDVLATAAKGIAEIITLHGYINVDFEDVKTVMTDSGVAVMGSASAEGEDRAVTAIREALTSPLLNSNDVRGARNILLNISSGNEEVTMDEVGQITDYVQEAVGDSASIIWGTGQDAELGDKVCVTIIATGFENGGITEGATKVKTFHGARGASSAPKQTKIKLEEETDAHDEKKVILTTLKESQIDEIESVPAYKRKQKNLEEKQYHSGNVIKFTLDDD; from the coding sequence ATGAATGAGGATTTAATGGATTTTAGTCTTACCGAAAATGAAGCATCTATTATTAAAGTAATTGGTGTTGGCGGTGGAGGTGGAAACGCTGTAAATTATATGTATCAAAAAGGCATCAAGGATGTGGATTTTGTAATCTGTAATACCGATGCTCAGGCTTTGGAAAATAGCCAGATACCTGTTAAAATTCAATTGGGAGAATCGCTTACCGAAGGTCGAGGCGCAGGAAATAAGCCCGAAAGAGGTGCGCAATCGGCTATCGAAAACCTCGAAGATGTTAATGCGGTTCTTGCCGATAATACAAAGATGGTTTTTATTACTGCTGGTATGGGTGGTGGAACAGGAACAGGTGCTGCACCTGTTATTGCTAAAGCTGCTAAGGAAGCAGGGATATTAACAGTGGGTATTGTTACCATTCCATTTCGTTTCGAAGGACGAATACGCTTAGATCAGGCTTTTGAGGGTATCAACAAACTAAAAGAGAATGTAGATTCGCTTTTGGTGATAAACAATGAGAAATTATCCGAAATATATGGCGATTTAAAATTGTCAACAGCTTTCTCTAAAGCCGATGATGTATTAGCTACTGCAGCTAAAGGGATAGCCGAGATTATAACTCTCCACGGTTATATAAATGTCGATTTTGAAGATGTTAAAACCGTTATGACCGACAGTGGAGTAGCTGTAATGGGATCGGCAAGTGCCGAAGGAGAAGATAGAGCTGTTACCGCTATTCGAGAAGCTTTAACATCGCCACTGCTTAACAGCAACGATGTAAGAGGAGCAAGAAACATATTACTTAATATTAGCTCGGGTAACGAGGAGGTAACCATGGATGAGGTTGGTCAAATTACCGATTATGTACAGGAAGCTGTTGGCGATAGTGCATCGATTATTTGGGGAACCGGACAAGATGCTGAACTAGGCGATAAAGTATGTGTTACCATTATTGCCACAGGTTTTGAAAATGGAGGAATTACCGAAGGAGCTACTAAAGTAAAAACTTTTCATGGTGCTCGTGGAGCAAGTTCTGCACCTAAGCAGACAAAAATAAAGTTAGAGGAAGAAACAGATGCACATGACGAGAAAAAAGTAATTCTTACTACTCTTAAGGAGTCTCAAATTGATGAGATTGAGAGTGTGCCAGCCTACAAGCGAAAACAAAAGAATTTAGAAGAAAAACAATACCATTCTGGAAATGTAATTAAATTTACATTAGATGATGATTAA
- the ftsZ gene encoding cell division protein FtsZ: protein MIDELLPVDFEPKEKSIIKVIGVGGGGGNAVNHMLKEGITGVDFVICNTDAQALDNSPVPIKVQLGKSLTEGRGAGNKPERGRESAIESLDDINKVLSEKTKMVFVTAGMGGGTGTGAAPVIAEAARDQDVLTVGIVTIPFRFEGKKRIKQAIEGIENLEKHVDALLIINNEKLRLMYGDLKLSDAFAQADSVLSVAAKSIAEIITVHGYVNVDFADVETVMRNSGVAVMGSASASGADRSIRAIEEALNSPLLNSNNIIGARNILLNIISGDEEVTMQEVGQITDYVHDVVGDDVSVIWGNGYSPKMGDELSVTIIATGFSENPIPELMFEPRKVDKSKLELIIENPAEKEEKIAAKRKEEIERREELMRKRTEQEAEKRKQFSDENQETTAKPASTEKHEEKYDDEEEESINGWFKGKFTKIFDNKDTPM from the coding sequence ATGATTGACGAATTATTACCGGTTGATTTTGAACCAAAAGAAAAGTCCATTATAAAAGTAATTGGAGTTGGTGGAGGTGGCGGAAATGCTGTTAACCACATGTTGAAAGAAGGAATTACTGGGGTTGATTTTGTAATTTGTAATACAGATGCACAGGCTCTCGATAATAGTCCTGTACCTATAAAGGTGCAGTTGGGAAAATCATTAACTGAAGGTAGAGGTGCTGGTAATAAACCTGAAAGGGGAAGGGAATCGGCAATTGAAAGCTTAGACGATATTAATAAAGTACTAAGCGAGAAAACAAAAATGGTTTTTGTAACTGCAGGAATGGGTGGAGGTACTGGAACCGGTGCAGCTCCTGTAATTGCCGAAGCTGCAAGAGATCAGGATGTACTTACCGTGGGAATTGTAACCATACCTTTCCGATTTGAAGGCAAGAAACGTATTAAGCAGGCCATAGAAGGTATAGAAAATTTAGAAAAGCATGTTGATGCTCTTTTAATTATTAACAATGAGAAGCTTCGTTTAATGTACGGAGATTTAAAATTGTCTGATGCCTTTGCTCAGGCCGATAGTGTTTTATCGGTAGCAGCGAAGAGTATAGCAGAAATTATAACCGTTCATGGATATGTAAACGTCGATTTTGCCGATGTTGAAACAGTAATGAGAAATAGCGGTGTTGCAGTTATGGGATCGGCTTCGGCTTCTGGCGCCGATCGCTCTATTCGTGCAATAGAGGAAGCTCTAAATTCACCTTTATTAAATAGTAATAATATTATAGGTGCCAGAAATATTCTTTTAAATATTATTTCGGGAGACGAAGAGGTAACCATGCAGGAGGTAGGTCAAATTACCGATTATGTGCACGATGTGGTTGGCGATGATGTGAGCGTAATATGGGGAAATGGATATAGTCCTAAAATGGGAGACGAATTAAGCGTTACCATTATTGCAACAGGATTTTCGGAAAATCCAATACCTGAATTAATGTTCGAACCTCGAAAAGTTGACAAATCAAAGTTGGAATTAATAATAGAGAATCCAGCCGAAAAAGAAGAAAAAATTGCAGCTAAGCGAAAAGAAGAAATAGAGCGTCGTGAAGAATTAATGCGAAAAAGAACTGAGCAGGAAGCAGAAAAAAGAAAACAATTTTCTGATGAAAATCAGGAAACTACTGCAAAACCAGCCTCTACCGAAAAGCATGAAGAAAAATATGATGATGAGGAAGAAGAAAGCATTAATGGTTGGTTTAAAGGAAAGTTTACAAAAATTTTTGATAATAAAGATACACCCATGTAA
- the ftsA gene encoding cell division protein FtsA has protein sequence MIGKNNSIAAIDIGTTKIVAILGELASDGKLKILGMERTVSRGVKRGVIHDINLTIEGIQEVVARLKAKTNKEISTVYVGIAGQHIRIVKEKKFKYIDNSIGEITKEDVESITNENYKHPVEIGEQILHVIPQEFVVDKEIGIKKPVGMAGRRIDGKFNIIIGRTASAQNIKKCVQSVGLEVEELVLEPLASSLAVLSKEEKEAGVVLVDIGGGTTDVTVYLDGVLKHASVFPFGGDNVTKDIKEACSVLLKQAEGLKVQFGEALADMTPADKVVTIPASGGWNEKDISFKFLAEIIQCRMEEIIDSVKFEIESTGLSDKIGAGIVLTGGGSLLNNLDKLTSQRIGLDVRIGYPKGSEKIILDEHLEHPMYSTSVGLLLKGLSKPKPKQEKSYEAPKTKGGRGFKALLGSLFD, from the coding sequence ATGATAGGGAAGAATAATTCAATAGCTGCGATTGATATAGGGACAACAAAAATTGTTGCCATATTGGGAGAGCTGGCATCTGATGGGAAACTGAAAATTCTTGGAATGGAACGTACCGTTTCCAGAGGTGTAAAGCGTGGAGTAATTCATGATATAAACCTGACTATTGAAGGAATTCAAGAAGTTGTTGCTCGCTTAAAAGCAAAAACAAATAAAGAAATTTCGACAGTTTATGTCGGAATAGCAGGTCAGCATATACGTATTGTTAAAGAAAAAAAGTTTAAATATATTGATAATTCTATTGGTGAAATAACCAAAGAGGATGTTGAAAGTATTACGAACGAAAATTATAAACATCCGGTTGAGATAGGAGAGCAAATTTTACATGTTATTCCTCAGGAATTTGTTGTTGATAAAGAAATTGGTATTAAAAAGCCAGTGGGGATGGCCGGACGTCGAATAGATGGTAAGTTTAATATTATTATTGGAAGAACGGCCTCGGCACAGAATATCAAAAAATGTGTACAGTCGGTTGGCTTAGAGGTCGAAGAATTGGTATTGGAACCTTTGGCTTCTTCTCTGGCAGTTTTAAGTAAAGAAGAAAAAGAAGCTGGAGTTGTTTTGGTTGATATAGGTGGAGGTACTACCGATGTAACTGTTTATTTAGATGGAGTTTTAAAACATGCTTCGGTATTTCCTTTTGGGGGTGATAATGTAACCAAGGATATAAAAGAAGCTTGCTCAGTTTTATTAAAACAAGCCGAAGGGTTAAAAGTTCAATTTGGTGAAGCTTTGGCTGATATGACACCTGCCGATAAGGTTGTAACGATTCCTGCAAGTGGTGGATGGAATGAAAAAGATATTTCTTTTAAATTTTTAGCTGAAATTATTCAATGCAGAATGGAAGAAATTATCGATTCAGTAAAATTTGAAATAGAATCAACCGGATTAAGCGATAAAATTGGTGCCGGAATTGTTTTAACTGGAGGAGGATCTCTTCTGAATAATCTCGATAAATTAACCTCTCAAAGGATAGGTTTAGATGTGAGAATTGGATATCCTAAGGGATCTGAAAAAATTATTTTAGATGAACATCTTGAGCATCCAATGTATTCAACATCAGTTGGTTTGTTGTTGAAAGGATTAAGCAAGCCTAAGCCGAAACAGGAAAAATCTTACGAAGCCCCAAAAACAAAAGGGGGAAGAGGATTTAAAGCATTGCTTGGATCATTATTTGATTAA
- the murC gene encoding UDP-N-acetylmuramate--L-alanine ligase, translated as MQIKDFKNIYFIGIGGIGMSAIARYFNSIGKNVFGYDRTSTKLTGELISEGIKITFNEDSNSIPSNFRNKENTLVVFTPAISEHHEQLSYFRKNSFHIMKRSQVLGLLSDNLNGIGIAGTHGKTTVSTITAHIFKSSKLGCNAFLGGISQNYNSNLLISKNSSWVILEADEFDRSFLQLHPQIALVTSMDADHLDIYGDKLELEKSFREFASQIKENGILVHKKGLNLSAKGISKYSYALEEKADFYAENLKLVEGFYEFDLVYPKGIIEALHFSYPGKINVENAIAACSVALLCGVSENELRNALHEFKGVRRRFDYQINDADITFIDDYAHHPKELRESISSVRAIYPHKKITGIFQPHLYSRTRDFANEFAESLNLLDEVILLDIYPARELPIAGVDSSIILKNITVPAKLCTKENLLDLIQKRELEVLLTLGAGDIDKLVEPIKNMLTEKK; from the coding sequence ATGCAGATTAAAGATTTTAAAAATATTTACTTTATTGGAATCGGAGGAATCGGAATGAGTGCCATTGCACGTTATTTTAATTCTATCGGGAAGAATGTGTTTGGATACGATCGAACATCAACTAAACTTACTGGTGAGTTGATTAGCGAAGGTATTAAAATAACTTTTAATGAAGATTCAAACAGCATTCCTTCAAATTTTAGAAATAAGGAAAATACTTTGGTGGTGTTTACTCCAGCTATTTCTGAGCACCATGAGCAATTGTCTTATTTTAGGAAAAATAGTTTCCATATTATGAAACGCTCGCAGGTTTTGGGTTTGCTGTCGGATAATTTAAATGGAATAGGTATTGCTGGAACGCACGGAAAAACTACTGTTTCAACCATTACTGCACATATTTTCAAATCATCTAAATTAGGATGTAATGCATTTTTAGGAGGAATTTCTCAAAACTATAATTCCAATTTACTGATATCAAAAAATAGTTCTTGGGTTATATTAGAGGCCGATGAATTCGATAGGTCATTTTTGCAATTGCATCCTCAAATTGCACTTGTTACCTCTATGGATGCCGACCATTTAGATATTTATGGAGATAAATTGGAACTGGAAAAAAGTTTTCGTGAGTTTGCTAGTCAAATAAAAGAAAATGGAATTCTGGTGCATAAAAAAGGACTTAATTTATCTGCTAAAGGAATAAGTAAATACTCTTATGCTTTAGAAGAGAAAGCCGATTTTTATGCAGAAAACTTAAAACTTGTCGAAGGATTTTATGAATTCGATTTGGTTTATCCCAAGGGAATTATTGAAGCATTGCATTTTTCATATCCGGGTAAAATAAATGTTGAAAATGCAATTGCAGCATGTAGTGTTGCATTATTATGTGGTGTATCTGAAAATGAATTAAGAAATGCACTTCATGAATTTAAAGGGGTTCGAAGAAGATTTGATTATCAAATAAACGATGCAGATATTACTTTCATTGATGATTATGCTCATCATCCGAAAGAGTTGAGAGAGAGTATTTCGTCGGTTAGGGCAATTTATCCTCATAAGAAAATTACAGGAATTTTTCAACCCCATTTGTATTCGCGAACGCGCGATTTTGCCAATGAATTTGCCGAGAGTTTAAATTTATTGGATGAGGTAATTTTACTGGATATTTATCCGGCAAGAGAACTTCCTATTGCTGGTGTAGATTCGTCTATAATACTTAAAAATATAACAGTTCCGGCGAAATTATGCACAAAAGAGAACTTGTTGGATTTGATACAAAAGCGTGAATTGGAAGTATTACTAACTTTAGGTGCAGGCGATATCGATAAATTGGTTGAACCAATAAAAAACATGCTAACAGAAAAAAAATAG